GGCCAAACCGCGTCGGTAAAAGCGGCACCCCACTGTGCGGTGCCTGGGCTGGGCGGAGCACCGGGCATGTCATGTGATCGACCACCGGAGCCAGGACGACGATGGCGGCATCGCCACTACCGCCCCTTGCGGTCTCGCGAAGCTTTCCGGCCCGACCTGTGTGCGGCGCAGCTGGCCCTGCGCGTGCACCAGATTAGCAATGTGGCCACAGATAGCCTCCGGTGGTTTGCTTGGTGGACCATTCCGTTTCCTCCATGGCCGCAACCTCACTCCATGCCTCTTCTTCGTGTAATGCCAAGCCACCAGCCCGGTGACAGAAGGGACGCGAGAATCTTGCATCGTTGGTGGCTACGCTACGCTCGCGACACGCGCGGGTCGTCGTCCCGGCAGGTCGTGTACCCTTCTATTGAAGTGCTCCTGCTACTATTAGCATTTTTTAAAGTTTAAAAATTGCAGTGGCGATTCGGAGTATTCGAGTGGCATGTATCCAATTAACTCTAATGTTAATGTAGTGACAGCCGTTCGTTTGCAGCCTCGCAGCGCAGCTCTGCCTATCAGTGGTCATGCGTGGTTGCAGCTTGAAAGCTGTCGTCCATTCATGAATGCAGAGAGATCAGTGCTACTCCAGAGCGATTTTGCCAAAGATTGCTCCTTCCTCTCAGTCTATAAGAAGAAGATTAACCTTGTTTGACTGGACCAGAGCTCCAGTACCAAGTTGATTGATTAAATCATGTCTGTCAGCTGGTCGCGCCCTCCTGCAATCACAAGCTCTTCATTTCCTAGCACCGTACATGCATATGCATGTGTCCACGAGAGTGTCGAGGTTGCTATAAGAAGTGACGCTCCTCCAATCTCCCTCCTCCTCACCGACGCGCACCACGGTCCCTGTCTGTCACGTTCGGCCCCGCTCACTCCCCAGTGATCCCACTCCCACCACGGAATGCCACCTCCAACTCCAAGAACCAAGCGACCGGAAGCGGCcaggctcctcctcctcaccaccttcctcctcctgctcctcacaTTCCTCTTCGCCCAGAGCGCATTCGCCGCCGACGACCACCACGACGGTGGTCACCACGCACGCATGCTCCTCGACGCCAATGCGGACGCGGATGCCGACGCCGAGCACGCGGCGGCCGTGGACCGGCATTGCGCGGGCATGCTGCACCGGGACGTGTGCGTGTCGACGCTGGCGGGCATCCAGGGGCTCGCGCGGAAGCCGCTCGGGGAGGTGATCTCCAAGGTGGTGGAGCGCGCGGCGTCGGCGGTGCGTGCGGCCGCGTCCAACTGCACGTCCTACCTCTCCCGCCCGCACCGGCTGCGGCTGCGCGACCGCCTCGCGCTCTCCGACTGCCAGGAGCTGTTCGGCCACACGCTCAACCAGCTCGGCACGGCGGCGGCCGAGCTCTCGGCGGGGAACCGCAGCGCGGAGGACTCCATCTCCGGCGTGCAGACGGTGCTGTCGGCGGCCATGACCAACCAGTACACCTGCCTGGAGGGGTTCGCGGGGCCGTCGGCGTCGGAGGACGGGCGCGTGCGGCCCTTCATCCAGGGCCGCATCTACCACGTGGCCCACCTCGTGTCCAACTCGCTCGCCATGGTCCGCCGCCTCCCGCAGCGCCGCCGCGGGCGCGCCCTCAGCGCGAGAGCCACAAGAAGAAGTGCGGCCGAGGCGTTCGAGGGGTACGGGCCGGTGCGGCGCGGGTTCccggcgtgggtggcggcggcggaccggAGGCGGCTGCTGCAGCagcagggcgtcggcgtcggcgtgccGGACCTGGTGGTGGCCAAGGACGGGAGCGGCAACTTCACGACGGtgggggaggcggtggcggcggcgcccaACAACAGCGATACGCGGTACGTGATCCACATCAAGGCCGGGGGATACTTCGAGAACGTGGAGGTCGGGGCCGAGAAGACCAACATCATGCTCGTCGGCGACGGCATGTGGAGGACCGTCATCAAGGCCAGCCGCAACGTCATCGACAACTACACCACCTTCCGCTCCGCCACGCTAGGTATGTCATGCGAGTCCACGCCCGTGCAGACACAGTCAAATTATTACCGCGCAGCCCCATCTTAGACACGAACAGTGGCGCTGCGCGATCGATCGCGTACTGTTCGGCACGAGCCGATGTCGGCatgccgacgccgacgccggcaTGGGCATGGCCGGCCGGACGGGTGAGTGACGCCGTACTGACACATCGTGGGAATGCAAGTGCACGCGCCTTGGTTGTTTGCGTGGGATGCCGCTCGTGACCGAGCGTCCGTCCGCGGTACATTGATCACGAGTGGCATCGGTCAGGTAACAACGGGGAACAGGCCCTGCTTCCATTGCTTCTTCTAGGAGACTAGGACTAGCGCCCCTCTACCAGTAGCGTACTAGGTGCAGGGACGGACTGGACCACGTCGTGACTGGTTGGACAAATAGTTACAGACAAATATACTAGTGCTAGCTAGGGTGCCATTCGCATTTGGATTGTATCATAACAGTTCATCACGAGCTCTCCTCCCTGCCTCCGGATAAATGGAAgtattctagatacatccattttttatccacttcttcgacaagtatttcagACGAAGTGAGTACAAATGATGCACTTACACACTCGATGAGAGCTCACGGTTCGGATAGTTTCTGCAATGCAGACTAGAGTAAGTGATCATTGGCATTTGGAGTTGTGGAGCACGGGAGTTAGTTATCATGGGTAGGCTTGGTAGGTGAGGGCGCCGTGAGCTAGCTAGCCATGGACGAGCACGTATGGCAAACCTACACTGACACGCGAGCTAGCTCTGCCGGTGTAGGCTTGTGGAATTGGAAGTGCGACGGCAGGATGTGGTCCATGGTAGCAGAAACCGACCCTGTGATCTGACCGCATTCAACAGCCACTACTGCAAACAAGCAAACAAAGGGCAGCCCATTGTGGCACGATGGAGCACCTTCTTTGGGCGCTTCGATCTCTCTCCTTTTACATTTCTCTTTTTTTCCCCCCTTTTCTCAGTGGACGTGAACTGGTGTCTAGctccgatcgatcgagctggtccCCTACGATCGGAGTGGGGATGGATGGCCCAGCCTCAAATCCTCAATCTTCTGCAGGCACCGACACATAGATTCGTCTGAGTACTCTAGGTTGCCAAACAATGAGCACTCGTCCAGTGGAGGGCAACACTTAGCACATGCACGCATGCCTTTCACAACAGAAAGAAAGTCGTTTTGATAATACTCATGCTCAAGATGAGCAATCCAGCTAGGTCCTCTGATGCCACCTTAAGCCAGGCAACAAGAGCAAGCCGACGCTGGTCGTGACGATCATTCGAGTCGGGCTAGACCGACATGCATGGCCTATGCGGCCGGCCGGACGCGGCCTCGTCCACCACGCCGGTACGCACTTTCCGGCGTTGTCCGGTTGCCCCATCGGTACAAAACACACGCATTTTTAGTTAGGACAGAACATGCATTGCATGCGCGCCTCAAGATAGATAGGGGACGGGTGTGGTGCAGGGAGGGCCCTCCACTGTGATGATTAGCCACAGCGGAGCCTTGATTAACTCCGTCGCCGAATGTGGCACGCGGTGTGGTTGACACGGCGCTGTCGTCGTCCAGACGTCCACGGTGTCGGTGCGACGAGACGACGCATCGCCACCCGCAAGACCGGTACCCTCACGTGCCTCTGTTCCTCGCATTCACTCGTCCATGGCCTGGGCTGGCCAGTGGCCACCCGCGTTCGGCTGCACGACGCGGAGCCGCAGACCGCACACGACACGACTTGCACCACACCAGTGTGGCAACCGGCAATAAGTACGCGGACGCCTTCACGTGCAGCAAGAGCCATAGATAGAATCTACTACTCGCCTGAATGTAATGGCTCATAAAGTTTCAGTTTTGGTAGGTCGATGGATGGATGGCTCTGTACGTAGCTGACCGACATGTGTTAATTTAATGAACCTTAACTTTGCAGCGGTGATCGGGACGGGGTTCCTGGCGCGGGACCTGACGGTGGAGAACGCGGCGGGGCCGGCCAAGCACCAGGCGGTGGCGCTACGGGTGAACGCCGACCTGTCCGCCTTCTACCGCTGCAGCTTCGCGGGGTACCAGGACACGCTCTACGCGCACTCGCTCCGCCAGTTCTACCGCGACTGCGACGTCTACGGCACCGTCGATTTCGTCTTCGGCGACGCCGCCGTCGTGCTCCAGAACTGCAACCTCTACGCGCGCCGCCCGGGCCCCGGCCAGAAGAACGTCTTCACCGCGCAGGGACGCGAGGACCCCAACCAGAACACCGGCATCGCCGTGCAGGGCTGCAAGATCGCTGCCGCCGCCGACCTTGTCCCCGTGCAGGCCAACTTCTCCTCCTACCTCGGCCGGCCCTGGAAGACCTACTC
This region of Triticum aestivum cultivar Chinese Spring chromosome 2D, IWGSC CS RefSeq v2.1, whole genome shotgun sequence genomic DNA includes:
- the LOC123051576 gene encoding pectinesterase → MPPPTPRTKRPEAARLLLLTTFLLLLLTFLFAQSAFAADDHHDGGHHARMLLDANADADADAEHAAAVDRHCAGMLHRDVCVSTLAGIQGLARKPLGEVISKVVERAASAVRAAASNCTSYLSRPHRLRLRDRLALSDCQELFGHTLNQLGTAAAELSAGNRSAEDSISGVQTVLSAAMTNQYTCLEGFAGPSASEDGRVRPFIQGRIYHVAHLVSNSLAMVRRLPQRRRGRALSARATRRSAAEAFEGYGPVRRGFPAWVAAADRRRLLQQQGVGVGVPDLVVAKDGSGNFTTVGEAVAAAPNNSDTRYVIHIKAGGYFENVEVGAEKTNIMLVGDGMWRTVIKASRNVIDNYTTFRSATLAVIGTGFLARDLTVENAAGPAKHQAVALRVNADLSAFYRCSFAGYQDTLYAHSLRQFYRDCDVYGTVDFVFGDAAVVLQNCNLYARRPGPGQKNVFTAQGREDPNQNTGIAVQGCKIAAAADLVPVQANFSSYLGRPWKTYSRTVFMQSKMESLVHPRGWLEWNGTFALDTLYYAEYMNRGPGANTSARVAWPGYRVITTAADAGNFTAQAFIQGDLWLNSTSFPYSLGLG